Below is a window of Sebastes umbrosus isolate fSebUmb1 chromosome 13, fSebUmb1.pri, whole genome shotgun sequence DNA.
CATGCAGTATATTGACTTTGTGTTTCCACAGATGGCATCCGGTTTTCAGATTGCTTTGTTGCTCTGTTTGGCCAGCGGGCTGCTGACTGCAGAAAGTGTAAGTAAAAAATTacacaaatattattttttaaaaaccctatactgtatatgtgttgcACATGCAACCCGGTCTCATACCCAACACGTCACGTACCGCAGCCGGGTCAGTTGCCCTCACCGCCTGACACTGACGCACCGGGgaaccctttagcgtctgtatgtgaagcaccaggctttcaactaaatccgatgtaaacccatccgcgtcgtTATTAGACGGTCAGTGCAACTGATGTAGTTCAAATCGCGAGAAAGTCTGCATAGAAGAtggatggacgggtcaaacgAACAAAGGACTTTCACTAaggagaccgttgttcatgtcttgtgtgaaaccaagtcaaacGTTGTGGTATTTTACTCtagttttgttatgtaacttctgGACTTTACTTACGCTAGTAACATAACAAGCGTCGTGATTTCACATAACAGACATacgtattttaacccaaaccaagatCTTTTCATAAGCCTAACCAAGGACTTTTGTTGCTTAGTAAACCTACgttagaagtttattttgaaaagacactgtatgtatgtaacgagCTGAAACTTGACACAGCGTCCCTGAGTCCAAAACTGAGgttagaggggtacctagagcgtcacaGTTTGAAGgagagggccactgaccaagcgtcggtatttgacaagttgggagtgagaatgtgttgcacatGCAGGATGTAGTATAATGCAGGGGTTTCCCAGCCTGGAGGACTATGACAGTGATTAAATCATTTTACTAATAGTTATAGTTGCTATGGTAATGTAATTAGAAGGCTCGtgtaaactttaaaaatattgTGACTGATTCAAGGACGTCTTTTTGTGATCACAGTGTTGTGAAGAAAAGAAACCCTGTTGCGCAGGTCAGTACAGTATCTCTGACTTGGTGGATTGCTCTCATTGTATTTTGCTTGTTTGTTCATATAGAGTCTAACTTTCTCTCCTTTCCATCATGGCGGTTGTTTTGTAGCTTGCCCTCCTGGTTGGACCCAGTTTGGCGATCGCTGTTTCATGTTCCACATCAGGGGAAAGGCTTGGCACGAAGCAGAGGTACAGCAGTTCTATTATCATAAGAAATGTTTGTTGCTAAAAGGATattagtggtggaagaagtaataAGATATTACGGTGGTGACTTTTACAAATGTTCCCACTTACCTATGGAACTCTCATATTAATGAAGTTTCTTATTGTCTCAATCAGCGTGACTGCCTGAGCATGGATGGGAATCTGGCTTCGGTCCACTCAGTGAAGGAACATGACTTTCTCAGAGACTACGTCTAC
It encodes the following:
- the LOC119500683 gene encoding galactose-specific lectin nattectin-like is translated as MASGFQIALLLCLASGLLTAESCCEEKKPCCAACPPGWTQFGDRCFMFHIRGKAWHEAERDCLSMDGNLASVHSVKEHDFLRDYVYRVSYSYRYIWLGGHDAVKEGFWMWADGSKFNYTRWATGVPNNLKKEDCLEMNYAGTYWNDRKCTAIRSYVCSKDLPCCDRNH